A genomic window from Cinclus cinclus chromosome 5, bCinCin1.1, whole genome shotgun sequence includes:
- the LOC134044134 gene encoding C-type lectin domain family 4 member F-like translates to MAGSPDLYETLEIRYPPPRAPAPARPPPPPPAGSPRWHRVCHRALGTALLLLLAAALAALSTLYVQGRGELRAARAQLAVATDPLWPDPDGDTPSAAQQRRDRLGRWLQGLALGWRYHRGKIYLFSGQRQPWAAAEAACAVTHAHLATVTSAEEQAYLAREARGGSYWIGLAATGPGGSWRWADGTPYSPEHSFWAPGQPDSTDHGRWGGEGCVQIHPVGAGLWNDHNCNFSFPWVCQRDLSVP, encoded by the exons ATGGCCGGCAGCCCCGACCTGTACGAGACCCTGGAGATCCGGTACCCGCCCCCCCGggcccccgccccggcccggccacCGCCACCGCCACCGGCGGGGTCCCCGAGGTGGCACCGGGTGTGTCACCGGGCACTGGGCAcggccctgctgctgctgctggcggcGGCGCTGGCGGCGCTGAGCACCCTGT ACGTGCAGGGCCGGGGGGAGCTGAGGGCGGCACgggcacagctggcagtggCCACCGATCCCCTGTGGCCCGACCCCGACG GTGACACCCCTTCAGCGGCACAGCAGCGACGGGACCGGCTCG GGcggtggctgcaggggctggcGCTGGGCTGGCGCTACCACCGGGGCAAGATTTACCTGTTCTCGGGCCAGAGACAGCCCTGGGCCGCGGCCGAGGCCGCCTGCGCGGTGACACACGCGCACCTGGCCACTGTCACCAGCGCCGAGGAGCAG gccTACCTGGCCCGGGAAGCCCGAGGTGGCTCCTACTGGATTGGGCTGGCAGCCACAGGCCCGGGGGGCTCCTGGCGCTGGGCAGACGGGACCCCCTATTCACCTGAGCACAG TTTTTGGGCTCCAGGCCAGCCGGACAGCACCGACCACGGCcggtggggaggggagggatgtGTCCAGATCCACCCGGTGGGAGCGGGGCTCTGGAATGACCACAACTGCAACTTCAGCTTCCCCTGGGTGTGCCAGAGGGACCTGAGTGTCCCCTGA